One segment of Desulfovibrio legallii DNA contains the following:
- a CDS encoding C-GCAxxG-C-C family (seleno)protein, which produces MTVHDRVAALVRHYYWDRDMNCARTTLRCMESLTGQEVHPQLYQAVVGCHGAGGIGAQCGLVEGGLLFLGLYGARLGLSEDETVDICAAYAREFAARFGSLGCSDLRPGGFHKKDPPHLCEILSVDAICFLNNYVRALTGLPPEE; this is translated from the coding sequence ATGACCGTACACGACCGCGTGGCCGCCCTGGTGCGCCACTATTACTGGGACAGGGATATGAACTGCGCGCGTACTACCCTGCGCTGCATGGAAAGCCTGACGGGGCAGGAGGTGCACCCACAGTTGTATCAGGCCGTGGTGGGCTGCCACGGGGCCGGGGGCATTGGCGCCCAGTGCGGGTTGGTGGAAGGCGGTCTGCTGTTTCTTGGGCTGTACGGGGCGCGGCTGGGGCTGAGCGAGGACGAAACCGTGGATATTTGTGCCGCTTATGCCCGCGAGTTTGCCGCGCGTTTTGGCAGTCTGGGCTGCAGTGATCTGCGGCCCGGCGGCTTCCACAAGAAGGATCCGCCCCATTTGTGCGAGATTCTCAGCGTGGACGCCATTTGTTTTCTGAATAACTATGTGCGCGCGCTTACGGGCTTGCCGCCTGAGGAGTAG